A stretch of the Mustela nigripes isolate SB6536 chromosome X, MUSNIG.SB6536, whole genome shotgun sequence genome encodes the following:
- the ZNF41 gene encoding zinc finger protein 41 isoform X1 has translation MPANQSSPQWSSVLAAEGHGSLCEVSVSFEDVTVDFSKEEWQHLDPAQRRLYRDVTLENYSHLRSVGCQVPKPEVIFKLEQGEGPWTMEGETPHQSWSDEDIGGKQHQRIAGKVSLHCEKFGQPIGEDPLCSILEELWQNNSQLERYRESQNHPLSHVKVLIKERGYECKNIEKIIHVSTKLVPSIKSLRNYDPFGKSLKHTLNLHNHNKSNATKKLDKIFGNDNNFAPSSSSAETVSTGANSCDINQRGKHLGNKQTLIHHQTIQTGEQLPVCTECVKSFPQKPHLSEHQRIHAEEKSHECHKSHKALRQKPPINVPQSAYTGDKPYICTQCEKAFTLKSNLITHQKIHTGQKPYKCSECGKAFFHRSYLFRHMRIHTGEKPYECRECGRGFSQNSDLTIHQKTHTGEKHYACSECGKAFTRKSALRMHQRIHTGEKPYVCPECGKAFIQKSHFNTHQRIHTGEKPYECSECGKSFTKKSQLHVHQRIHTGEKPYICTECGKVFTHRTNLTTHQKTHTGEKPYTCAECGKAFSDQSNLIKHQKTHTGEKPYKCNGCGKAFIWKSRLKIHQKSHIGERHYECSECGKAFIQKSTLSVHQRIHTGEKPYVCPECGKAFIQKSHFIAHHRIHTGEKPYECSDCGKCFTKKSQLRVHQKIHTGEKPNICAECGKAFTDRSNLITHQKIHTREKPYKCSDCGKTFTWKSRLTIHQKSHTGERHYACGKCGKAFIQKATLSMHQIIHTGKKPYACTECQKAFTDRSNLIKHQKTHSGEKV, from the exons GTCTCCGTGTCATTTGAGGATGTGACTGTGGACTTCAGCAAGGAAGAGTGGCAGCACTTGGACCCTGCTCAGAGACGCTTGTACCGGGATGTGACGCTGGAGAATTACAGCCACCTGCGCTCAGTGG GGTGCCAGGTTCCCAAACCAGAGGTCATCTTCAAGTTGGAGCAAGGAGAGGGGCCATGGACAATGGAGGGGGAAACCCCACATCAGAGCTGGTCAG acgAAGATATTGGGGGGAAGCAACACCAGAGAATTGCTGGGAAAGTTTCATTGCACTGTGAGAAATTTGGTCAACCCATAGGAGAAGATCCATTGTGTTCCATTTTAGAAGAATTGTGGCAAAACAACAGCCAGCTAGAGAGATATCGGGAGAGCCAGAATCACCCTTTAAGTCATGTGAAAGTGTTGATTAAGGAGAGGGGCTATGAATGtaagaatattgaaaaaataatccaTGTGAGTACCAAGCTTGTTCCTTCAATTAAAAGTCTCCGTAACTATGACCCATTTGGAAAGAGTCTGAAGCAtactttaaacttacacaatcATAATAAAAGCAATGCAACAAAGAAGCTTGATAAGATTTTTGGAAATGATAATAATTTTGCCCCTAGCTCTTCGTCTGCTGAGACTGTGAGTACAGGGGCAAATTCCTGTGACATTAATCAACGTGGAAAACATCTTGGCAACAAACAAACTCTCATCCACCATCAGACAATTCAGACTGGGGAGCAACTGCCTGTATGTACTGAGTGTGTAAAGAGCTTCCCCCAAAAGCCCCATCTCTCTGAGCATCAGAGAATTCATGCTGAGGAAAAATCCCATGAATGTCATAAAAGCCACAAAGCCCTCAGGCAGAAGCCACCAATTAATGTACCTCAAAGTGCTTATACCGGAGACAAACCCTATATATGTACTCAATGTGAGAAGGCCTTTACTCTCAAGTCGAACCTCATTACACATCAGAAAATTCATACTGGGCAGAAACCCTATAAATGCAGTGAATGCGGAAAAGCCTTTTTCCACAGATCCTATCTCTTTAGACACATGAGAATCCATACGGGAGAAAAACCATACGAATGCCGTGAGTGTGGAAGAGGCTTCTCCCAGAATTCAGACCTTACCATACATCAGAAAACTCATACGGGAGAGAAACACTACGCGTGCAgcgaatgtgggaaagccttcaccAGAAAGTCAGCACTCAGAATGCATCAGAGAatccacacaggagagaaaccctacGTATGCCCTGAATGCGGGAAGGCCTTcatccagaaatcccacttcaACACACATCAGAGAATCCATACCGGTGAGAAGCCTTACGAATGCAGCGAGTGCGGAAAGTCGTTCACTAAGAAGTCACAGCTCCACGTGCATCAAAGAATTCACACAGGGGAAAAACCCTATATATGTACAGAATGTGGAAAGGTCTTCACACACAGGACAAACCTCACTACACATCAGAaaactcatactggagagaaaccctatacGTGTGCTGAATGTGGCAAGGCTTTCAGCGACCAGTCAAATCTCATTAAACACCAGAAAAcgcacactggagagaaaccctataaatgcAACGGCTGTGGAAAAGCCTTCATATGGAAGTCACGCCTCAAAATACATCAGAAATCTCATATCGGAGAGAGACACTATGAATGCAgcgaatgtgggaaagccttcatcCAGAAATCGACACTAAGTGTGCATCAGAGAatccacacaggagagaaaccctacGTTTGTCCTGAATGCGGGAAGGCCTTcatccagaaatcccacttcaTTGCACATCATAGAATCCACACCGGGGAGAAGCCTTACGAGTGCAGTGACTGTGGAAAGTGCTTTACTAAGAAGTCACAGCTTCGTGTGCATCAGAAGATTCACACAGGGGAGAAACCCAATATATGCGCCGAATGTGGAAAGGCCTTCACTGACAGGTCCAATCTGATAACACACCAGAAAATCCACACTAgagagaaaccctataaatgtaGCGACTGCGGAAAAACCTTCACTTGGAAGTCCCGCCTCACTATCCATCAGAAATCTCATACTGGAGAGAGACACTATGCATGCGGTAAATGCGGGAAAGCCTTCATCCAGAAAGCAACGTTAAGCATGCATCAGATTATTCATACTGGAAAGAAACCCTATGCCTGTACAGAATGTCAGAAGGCCTTCACCGACAGATCGAATCTCATTAAGCACCAGAAAACTCACAGTGGAGAAAAAGTATAA
- the ZNF41 gene encoding zinc finger protein 41 isoform X2: protein MWGLIPGPWDHDPEPKVSVSFEDVTVDFSKEEWQHLDPAQRRLYRDVTLENYSHLRSVGCQVPKPEVIFKLEQGEGPWTMEGETPHQSWSDEDIGGKQHQRIAGKVSLHCEKFGQPIGEDPLCSILEELWQNNSQLERYRESQNHPLSHVKVLIKERGYECKNIEKIIHVSTKLVPSIKSLRNYDPFGKSLKHTLNLHNHNKSNATKKLDKIFGNDNNFAPSSSSAETVSTGANSCDINQRGKHLGNKQTLIHHQTIQTGEQLPVCTECVKSFPQKPHLSEHQRIHAEEKSHECHKSHKALRQKPPINVPQSAYTGDKPYICTQCEKAFTLKSNLITHQKIHTGQKPYKCSECGKAFFHRSYLFRHMRIHTGEKPYECRECGRGFSQNSDLTIHQKTHTGEKHYACSECGKAFTRKSALRMHQRIHTGEKPYVCPECGKAFIQKSHFNTHQRIHTGEKPYECSECGKSFTKKSQLHVHQRIHTGEKPYICTECGKVFTHRTNLTTHQKTHTGEKPYTCAECGKAFSDQSNLIKHQKTHTGEKPYKCNGCGKAFIWKSRLKIHQKSHIGERHYECSECGKAFIQKSTLSVHQRIHTGEKPYVCPECGKAFIQKSHFIAHHRIHTGEKPYECSDCGKCFTKKSQLRVHQKIHTGEKPNICAECGKAFTDRSNLITHQKIHTREKPYKCSDCGKTFTWKSRLTIHQKSHTGERHYACGKCGKAFIQKATLSMHQIIHTGKKPYACTECQKAFTDRSNLIKHQKTHSGEKV, encoded by the exons atgtggggcttgatcccaggaccctgggatcatgaccctgagccgaag GTCTCCGTGTCATTTGAGGATGTGACTGTGGACTTCAGCAAGGAAGAGTGGCAGCACTTGGACCCTGCTCAGAGACGCTTGTACCGGGATGTGACGCTGGAGAATTACAGCCACCTGCGCTCAGTGG GGTGCCAGGTTCCCAAACCAGAGGTCATCTTCAAGTTGGAGCAAGGAGAGGGGCCATGGACAATGGAGGGGGAAACCCCACATCAGAGCTGGTCAG acgAAGATATTGGGGGGAAGCAACACCAGAGAATTGCTGGGAAAGTTTCATTGCACTGTGAGAAATTTGGTCAACCCATAGGAGAAGATCCATTGTGTTCCATTTTAGAAGAATTGTGGCAAAACAACAGCCAGCTAGAGAGATATCGGGAGAGCCAGAATCACCCTTTAAGTCATGTGAAAGTGTTGATTAAGGAGAGGGGCTATGAATGtaagaatattgaaaaaataatccaTGTGAGTACCAAGCTTGTTCCTTCAATTAAAAGTCTCCGTAACTATGACCCATTTGGAAAGAGTCTGAAGCAtactttaaacttacacaatcATAATAAAAGCAATGCAACAAAGAAGCTTGATAAGATTTTTGGAAATGATAATAATTTTGCCCCTAGCTCTTCGTCTGCTGAGACTGTGAGTACAGGGGCAAATTCCTGTGACATTAATCAACGTGGAAAACATCTTGGCAACAAACAAACTCTCATCCACCATCAGACAATTCAGACTGGGGAGCAACTGCCTGTATGTACTGAGTGTGTAAAGAGCTTCCCCCAAAAGCCCCATCTCTCTGAGCATCAGAGAATTCATGCTGAGGAAAAATCCCATGAATGTCATAAAAGCCACAAAGCCCTCAGGCAGAAGCCACCAATTAATGTACCTCAAAGTGCTTATACCGGAGACAAACCCTATATATGTACTCAATGTGAGAAGGCCTTTACTCTCAAGTCGAACCTCATTACACATCAGAAAATTCATACTGGGCAGAAACCCTATAAATGCAGTGAATGCGGAAAAGCCTTTTTCCACAGATCCTATCTCTTTAGACACATGAGAATCCATACGGGAGAAAAACCATACGAATGCCGTGAGTGTGGAAGAGGCTTCTCCCAGAATTCAGACCTTACCATACATCAGAAAACTCATACGGGAGAGAAACACTACGCGTGCAgcgaatgtgggaaagccttcaccAGAAAGTCAGCACTCAGAATGCATCAGAGAatccacacaggagagaaaccctacGTATGCCCTGAATGCGGGAAGGCCTTcatccagaaatcccacttcaACACACATCAGAGAATCCATACCGGTGAGAAGCCTTACGAATGCAGCGAGTGCGGAAAGTCGTTCACTAAGAAGTCACAGCTCCACGTGCATCAAAGAATTCACACAGGGGAAAAACCCTATATATGTACAGAATGTGGAAAGGTCTTCACACACAGGACAAACCTCACTACACATCAGAaaactcatactggagagaaaccctatacGTGTGCTGAATGTGGCAAGGCTTTCAGCGACCAGTCAAATCTCATTAAACACCAGAAAAcgcacactggagagaaaccctataaatgcAACGGCTGTGGAAAAGCCTTCATATGGAAGTCACGCCTCAAAATACATCAGAAATCTCATATCGGAGAGAGACACTATGAATGCAgcgaatgtgggaaagccttcatcCAGAAATCGACACTAAGTGTGCATCAGAGAatccacacaggagagaaaccctacGTTTGTCCTGAATGCGGGAAGGCCTTcatccagaaatcccacttcaTTGCACATCATAGAATCCACACCGGGGAGAAGCCTTACGAGTGCAGTGACTGTGGAAAGTGCTTTACTAAGAAGTCACAGCTTCGTGTGCATCAGAAGATTCACACAGGGGAGAAACCCAATATATGCGCCGAATGTGGAAAGGCCTTCACTGACAGGTCCAATCTGATAACACACCAGAAAATCCACACTAgagagaaaccctataaatgtaGCGACTGCGGAAAAACCTTCACTTGGAAGTCCCGCCTCACTATCCATCAGAAATCTCATACTGGAGAGAGACACTATGCATGCGGTAAATGCGGGAAAGCCTTCATCCAGAAAGCAACGTTAAGCATGCATCAGATTATTCATACTGGAAAGAAACCCTATGCCTGTACAGAATGTCAGAAGGCCTTCACCGACAGATCGAATCTCATTAAGCACCAGAAAACTCACAGTGGAGAAAAAGTATAA